Genomic segment of Esox lucius isolate fEsoLuc1 chromosome 15, fEsoLuc1.pri, whole genome shotgun sequence:
GTATTATAAAGTGATGTGATAAATAGGTCAGCTTGTAACCTAATACTAGATATAAACATTTGGTGAATCAAATCTAAATACCTATTTTGACACtgctgggagcaattagggttaatttCCTTGCTCagagaaagaacaagatttaTCACATTGCTGGTTCTGAGATTCGATTGAGAAACTTTTCATTTGCTGGCCAGATGCTCTAACTGCTGGAGTACCAGCCTCTCTCAATTAATATAGGTGCAGAACTATCAGTAAATGTGTTCTGACCTGCAAGAGTAGACAGTCTCCCCCTCCTTGAAAACACGTCCACAGAGCTGCGAGGAAGCACTTCCCTGCTGGAGCTTCTCCAGGCCGGCCTGAGGGTCCTCCCCAAACAAGAGAAACTCCAAAGGCTGGAGGAGACGGCTCtgcaccacctcctcctcatcctggGTATTGGGCTCTTTCCCGTCCAGGCAGTAAATCTGTGGCACCTGCTCCACCACAGTGCGGAGCAATTGTGCCCCACTGTCTGTAGCATGCAGCCATGTCTGAAAGACAGGGAAAATAACAACATCTGGGTTTGGTACACACAATAAGATGACTTTTTCCCAACCAAGGCAGCATTTTCTATATGATAGTTGTACACCAACAACTATGATCTCTAGTGCCATATACAGTGTTCAGACAAAAAGCACTTACCCTAGAATGTTCAgattacaaaacacacacacacacacacacactctctctctctctcctcggGAGAACCGGCTAAGTTACATTACAAAAGCAAATCTCGATTATGGCATGAACCCAAAAATAACACTGGAGCAGATATAACTAGCTAGCTCGAGTAAAGCCAAGGACTCTGACAACAAAGATTATGTGCTGTTGGTGTGCTACGTAGctatcaataaatcaatataacGTCTTAACTTCAATGTGAACATAATTTATAATAAGGTATATAATGCCCAGACACAATGTTTCCCGCAACAGTAGATTTTAACGTTTGCTAGCTACAGTACAATCAGTAAATAGCAAATGttactagctaacgttagcaggTTAGCAAATACAGCTGGAGAGGTAACCCACCAAGTGAATTATAAACCTCTTAAATATCGTGTAAAACCACAACAGAAGTAAAACATATGATAGATCAACACAAGGAAATAGGCGTGCAATTTAtagaaatgaaatgtaaataataaattCCCATACCTTACTGAGCTCCAGTCCGTCTAATGATTTTTCACCTTCCGCCATATTCCATATGCCGTAAAACTGTTGTTGCCTGGGAGACGTTCTGGTTCTGGATCGTTTTTTGCGACGGTCCTCGAACTTTGAGATTAAAATTGAACGCTCTATAATTACATACAATACACATATGTTACTCAGTAATGGTATTTTACAATAAAACGTAATGTACCTCTTAGCTTCTTCTTAGCTATCTGTATTGCAttaatctagctagctaactatctGACAAGTCGGTGTCAACAATAACAAACGAATACTAAGAGCTGATTGGCTGTTCCGCCCTGAACCCAATACGGTCGAAGGTCAGAGAGTACGATGTGTTTAGCAAGGAAAATTAAACATGGAGTCCATCTTTCATGAAAAAGTaagcctttttgttttttgaattaTGAACATAATGTGAATTCCGGCCATTTTAAACCAACCAGGTCGCTAGCTAAATATTTCGCCAGTGTACGCATTAAGTATATTGAGGGATTACCCATCTTGTAGAATGTGTCAGCTTGCTAAataatagctagctagcaagctagctaaatCAACTCTAAGTTAAATTGTGGCAGTCTCTAACTTGTCTAAACTTTATTAGAGCTGCTTGCTTGCGAGCATAGTACATATAAACGATCAtactacctagctagctacctacTTTGAACTGGTAGCgaattatttataaatacatgatgCTATATAACCTTTTTAGTTAGCTTACGTCGTTTCACTGGAGCGTGACTTCTTACCAGAAGTTAGATTACCAAGCCATCTACAGTAGCTACaactatttatatattttctaagtgttcaattcatgaattaatCCTTATTTACAGCAAGAGGGCTCCCTGTGTGCTCAGCATTGCCTCAATAACCTTCTTCAAGGCGAGTATTTCACCCCCGTTGATCTATCGTCCATCGCCCATCAACTGGATGAAGAGGAAAGGATGAGGATGGCAGAGGGTGGTATGGGTAGTGAAGAGTACAGAACTTTTTTACAGGTGAGTGAGGGGTCTGTGTCTGgatgtgttaaaataattacaGAAGTTGTTTATTAGCTTTTGTAATTTACGATGCGCTGTAATTTTATGTATTTGCAGCAACCATCTGGTAACATGGATGACAGTGGTTTCTTTTCTATACAAGTGAGTAGGAAACCTAACTATCAATTTTTAATTGGCCACATTAACATTATAGCGTTGTCACAACTATAGCCAAGTCCTCTGTATATGCTCATAAAAAGTGCAGTCTGTTAAAtccagtaattataatataaaacaagGAAAGTGAAAGTCCATACAAATATAgattacacatttacaaatactTTGTGCAACCAAAGTTTACGAGGGTGCTCTGGGACATGCCGAATTTATTCAGCCGCCTGAGGTGGAAGCACAGTGTTGGTGTAGTCAGACTACTTCAGGTCACCTGTGAAGTGCACATCGATGTACTTAAAGCTTTGGACTCCCAATGACTCAGTCATTGTGCGGGGAGACctgctgtctctcctgtcttcaGACGTCCACTCATTCAGAGGGTTTTTTAACAAGGGAAAAGGGTGTTTTCCTGGCACCACTCTATCAGTTAGCCCTGCAGTCCAGTGTGAACAGGGAATATGGGGGACTGTGGGTGACTCAGTATTTAGAGATGACCCAGGGTGGCATGCTGAACTTATTAAGTCAGCTTTAATAGTACAGCTAACATCGCTCCTTGTGGAGAACACTGGTGGCATTGTTGGTCAGTCACACACGCTTATCCTACAGAGACTGGCTATTTGGATGGAGAGgatcttaaaatgtattactaTAATGCCGCCCCGTTGATGTTCAGGCTAGTAAGCAACTGATATTTGTTAATAATAACTTAAATTGGCCAGAGGGGGGCACTGTGTACCATGGAGGTGTCATATATCTGGGGTAAGGACAAAATGTAACCCTTAAAAGTATAACACTGACAActcctttatctttcctttagGTTATCAGCAATGCATTATCAGTTTGGGGTTTGGAGCTGATTCTCTTTAACAGCAGAGAATACCAGAGGCTTATGATAAATCCAATGTAAGAACCATGTGGATGTGATCAGTATAAACAGTATAATACACAGTTTAAACTGTGTATTAtgtcatatttgttttgtaacttcacattattttgttttgactaGTCTATATCCAATTGCTAcatgccttttaaaatgaacaagAAAAATGTCCTCTTGTTTCAGAAATGAAAAGGCATTCATATGCAACTACAAGGAACACTGGTTTACAATTCGAAAACTTGGGCAACAGGTATACATTGTGATTTTACACTCAGTGCTCTGATCATTAGGTACACCCATCTAGTACTGGGTTGGACCCCTTTTCATCCAGAACAAATTCAAAGTCTCTTTTTGTCAAGTGCACTGAATAAcatgcgtcattctgaacaatgaaattcttgggACATGGCATCTGCATAgttattaagaaatatataaagaaaaaattgtaaacagaaaatacaaaatatacataacagtagTGACTAGAagctatttcaaataatgtagaaatgggaatatggactGTTGTTCAGTGCATAGACTCTACAAGGTATCGCAAAAGTTTTACATGGATGGTTGGTCCATGCTGATGTCATGGACTGGCAGTTGATGTAGATTGGATGGCAGTACATTAATTATGTGAACAGCCCATTCAATCTCATTCCAAATATAAAAGTGGAACCTGACCTGGTCATCTTCTGCAATAACCCATCCTTGACATCTGCACACAACTCAATGTTTAGTCCACCTGTTAATTTGCATGATTCTTGGCATTCTACATGGACCTCTCTCATCAACACGCTGGTTTCATCCATAGGACTGCTGCTGACTggctgtatttgtgtttgttacaTCAGCCTCTGTAAACCCTAGACACTTTTGTGTGTGAAATGCCCAGCAGGGCAGTAATATCTGACATAATGGAACCTTTATCTGGAACTGATGATCATTCAGTACCACACTCAGTGCTTTGGTCAGTCATTTCTTCCCCATTCTTCTGTTCAGTCGAACTGTAACTGAATGCCTCATAGCCTGTTGAATTCATTATATTGATcgcaatcaataaaaaaaaaaaaatcagatttGGGTACTTAATAAACTGTCCAGTAAGTGTATAATTGATTTGACCTCCAACATTAGGGCCAGATGACATAGCCTTCTGATGCAGCCTGCTGCCCTTTTTCATTATAGTGGTTTAATTTGAATTCCTTGTTGACCGGACCAGAGCTGATATCAGACACCTACCTAGCTCTCTTCCTTGCACAGCTACAACAAGAAGGTAAAATtaacaaccttttttttttaacacattgcTTAAAATGTTGCCCTTTTCATTACTCAGAGCTTGCTAGTTGGTCAATGAAGGCCTGTGTTCTCGCAGGTTATTCCATATTTGTGATTCGAGGAAATCTCCCAGATTGTGATGCTGAGCAGATCCTGGGGATCATGAAGGTGCAGCAGCAACAGAGACCCAAGCTGATTGGAGAGGACGAGGCTCAGTCGAGTAGTGGCATGGGGTAAGGGACATACGCCTACAGAGAGGGAGTACACAGTGCCTGACCACATCACTGTCAGATTTACAGCACGTACTGTATAATCTTCCAACACCTGGACCAATTTCTAGAGAAAATGAACGGTACGTGACGCAGAAAATGCTTTTTCACCCTGAGCAGCAGATCTTCAGGGCAGGTTAGTGTGCTGGAGACAGTCCCAGGCGTGGAAGAGGCTGTGAtggatgaggatgaggaggagctGAGGAAGGCCCTGGCCCTGAGTAGACAAGACATGGAGGTGGAGGATGAAGAGGCTGACCTTCGTCGGGCTATACAGCTCAGCATGCAGGGTAAGGCTTTATTGGGTTGGCAGgtagaaaaacacacagcaaatCAGACACACTAAACTGCTTCACCATACGTGTCCTGGTTTAGACGCATACAGCCTGTTAACACAGTTACTGTCTCTGTCTAGGGGCAGTAATGAGCAATAAGTCAATGCCAAAAGGCGAACTTGTTCCTAAGACACCGTTGGCTGGCCAGGCACCAGCAAGTACTGCAGGAGAAGCGCCTCAGAGTGGAAAACTGTCAGCCGAGGACCTGCGGAAGAGGAGACAAGCTTATTTTGACAGGTGAGTGCTGCATCATCTGGAGTTCAGTCGTTGGCATTCATTTCTGTGAGTCGTAACGAAACGGTGACCAGACTGGTTAGCATAAACCTGTGAATCCATTCTGTTTTGCAGACAGTCCCAACAGCAGGCTCAGCCCATCTCTCCTCAACAACCCACACAAATCACAGGTAAGTGGGAGGTGCGCTCATACAGAAACATGTGCATTGCTGGATAAAAATAACTCAAAGCTTTCCCCCGTCCCTGGCCTTTTCCAGGATCTGGGATGAGTGGCACAGAGGAGGATGAACCAGCCAAACGCAGCCAGTGAGGTGGAGAGAGTTCCCACAGAAGCGTGCGACGACTACTGGCCTCAATTGGTAACCCCTTTACAGGGCAGCCTCACCCCTCCTTTAATCCTTCCCATGAGCGAACAGATGGCTGGCCAGAAGGCTGACACACCCGTGGCTAGTTCGCTGACGGGTTGTAGAGAAGAGAATAACAACAAGGAAAAACGAAAAGGCGCCAATCTAACAGAGAAGTGACGCTGAGGCCGGGAAGAGAGACGATAAAGAATTCCAATGCAGTTATTCCAAGTCCGATGGCCTTTCCACCACGGCgccttctatttctaatttgtggtttgttttttattccTACACTTGCTGTTTTCCTCTGGGAGGGGTCGTAGTGGATCCCACTGTGCCGATGTGTTTGGTAGGGGATCGATGGGCGCAGTGGTGCAGTGTGTAACCAGTCAGAGGAAACCAGGAATAGTCCGGGATTATCCTCTAGCCTTCAGTATGGAAGTGCTACATGGGACCATTGGTTCGATAGAGAGGTAGGGGTTTGATAGAGACCGTGATAGTCTTTTGCCTTCTCTTTCacttgggtaaaaaaaaataagaataaaagTATACAGTAGAGAGGGGAATTCATTCTAGCAGTATTAGTGCATCAAAATGTTACTGTACATTCTGTAGGGTGGGTTATATTAAATGGCTGATCCAACTAGCCTTAGCTACTTAATTAACTGCCACTAAATATCTTTAGTCATACATTTTTCCAAGAACTTAGATTTGGTCTTTTGGTGTAGTGTAAACACTATTCTTCTACAGTTATAAAATTATGATGTGGAATTTGCTGGCTTGGATGTGCCAATCCAAACCATGTATTGCACATGACTCCCCATCGAACTTAAAAACATAGACCTCTGCTTAAATAGAAGTACAGTAATATCCCATTTGTTTGAGTTGTGCTCAGTGTTGACCTCCTGGGTAATTCCATGATTTATTTGTCTTTCTTGatttgtgaaattattttattctaaaacaaaatttgAACCGCCGTTGTGATGCCACAgtgcttttattttaattttacgATTGCATCTTTCACTCCTACTTCTTGACATTCTTTAATAGACACTAAAAAAATCAGTTGTTTATCCTCCACATCACCAACTTATATCATCATTCTCTTTTATTCGctgtatctaaaaaaaaaaaaaatatttccaggaataaaatatttgttgaaaTCTTCTGGAATCTTGCTTCATTGATCTTTGAccatgtatatttattttggtaCACAGAAAAACAGCTTTTTAAGATAATTACAGTTTGTTGGAAGGAAAAACAGTGCCTGATTTCAGTTTTTAAACACCTTGTTAGTATTAAAGTATGTTTCAATTCCCCCCGTTTTATTAGTTAGaatgcaacaaaaaatgtatatccaGGTAAAACAGAAGGTTCTCTGTCGATTAAGCAGTTTTCGCTCAGTCCAGTGGGCAGCTGAATCCTTACAGCCACGAGAATGACCTCAGGTTTGACATTTTTCCAGTAGGCCGTGCTTAAAGAATGTGTACTTGCAATCTGCCAATATGTTCAATTGCAGTTGAGTAAGTATATTTTAGGTTTGTCTCAGAAAGTCTCCCCTTATTGATGGGATtcacagacttttttttaaattgctaatattttaatttaggCATTTACAATTATAGTACATTTTGACCATCACAAATCATTCACTTAGTAACTTAATATATAaggtgaaatgttattgatgtaTGTTCCAAAAACTGTAgctacaggtgcatctcaaaaaaaaattatatcgtCAAAAGGTGATaacttcatatattctagattcattacacataaattaaacatttcaagccttttttgattcaatcttgatgattatgactTACAAGTCATGGACataaatccagtatctcaaaatattagaataaaaaatgtacaatacagaaatgttgacctgagaagaaCTCAATTCAGCTTATTAACTCAAAAcatttcctaagtatgttaattcaTGCATTCAATACTTGGTCGGGCCTCCTTTTGAACAGCAttaatgcagcgtggcatggaggcaatcagaggtattatggaagcccaggttgctttgataacGGATttcagctcgtctgtgttgttgggccTGGTGTTTCTAATTGTCCTCTTGACAGTACCCGatagattctctatggggttcaggtcaggcaaGTTGGCTGGCCAGTCAAGCActgtaataccatgggcagcaaaccagttaccagtcattttggcactgtgggcaggtgccaagtcccgctggaaaaggaaatcagcatctccataaagcttcagcagatggaagcatgaagtgctataaaatgtcctggtagacagctgccttggacttgataaaacacagcaGATGGCATCGCACCCCAAATCaccactgactgtggaaacttcacactgaacttcaagcaacttggattctctgggaccttgatttccaaatgaaatgcaaaatctactttaatctgaagagaggacttttgACCACTGAGCAACTGTCCAGTTTCTTTTCTTCTTTGCCCaggtaagacgcttctgacgttgtctctggttcaggagtggcttgacactaagAATATGACTCTTGTAGATTtccatttcctggacacatctgtgtgtggtggctcttgatgcacttgACTCCAGCCTCAGCCCAATCCCTGTTGCttctgcaccttttcctaccacacttttcccttccagtcaacttccCAGGAATATACTTTCATATAGCACTCTGctaacagccagccctttcagcaataaCCTTCTGTGGCTTGCCATTCCAGTGGAGGGTGTCAGTGAGTGTcatctggacaactgtcaatggttgtggttgtgtgtactgaaggctcaggaAGTTAATTCaggcagtcactcactcacgctcactcactcaataagagacattcgctcttcttagccggctgcgcttacacggtccggcaaaaaggcttgaaatgtttcacattcACATGTCAAAAAGTTCCTATTATATCTCATTTTTAACCAAATTACTCAAATGACTGGCCTTTTGCTAGATTGTGAAAACTGTcataaaataaactgaaaaaagCAGTCAGTTTAAGATTGAGTTACATAATTTCCACCTTTTAAAGTTGGCACTTAAAATTGTCCGTACCAAATTTGCATGAATTTAGAAGTAGACCAAAGAAACCAGAAGATAACCTCACCATGGTTAATATATAACTGTTAAGGCACACTTGCACTTTGCTTCCCCAAATAGTAGATGGAGGCTTTTGACAGAATACCTTGCTTATAACCAAGATAGAAGGTAGGTCTGTTTTGAAAAGTATACAACTATTTGTAAGAATAGACTTATTAGAAAATATAGACTGTGTTGGTTTTGTTGTTGACAAGTTGAAGTCTTCCAAATGTGTTTGGTAATTATGGGATTTAAATCCCCTAAATATTGAACAACAATAGCTCACATTTGTTCAAAAATTACTTAaatacgtttttcttttttctgtcattgtcCCGGCTGTCAAAAAGGTTTAATCAACATCTATTACAGGTTAGGATCACATTTCTCACCAAAAAACAATGATGAAGGTGAGACTCTTTTTCCTCTTGGCCATTGTCTGCACTACTGCCTACCCAACTCAAGAGAAGAGCCTCAACATCACAGACTTAACCTTCAAGAACATGGACTTTGCCATGAATCTCTACAGGAAGATTGCCAGCGACCATGATAATAACATATTTTTCTCACCCTTGAGTATATCCACAGCTTTTACCACCCTCTCAATGGCAGCACAAGGTCCCACACGAGACGAGATACTGAAGGGGCTAAACCTGGCCCACCTAGATCGGAAAAACCAGCCCAACATCATTCCAGAACTCTTCCAACGTCTCCAGGGTAACATAAGTCAAGATGGGACATTGAAAATAGACCAGAGCACCTCACTCTTTGTTCGCCTTAAGtttgaggtagag
This window contains:
- the atxn3 gene encoding ataxin-3; amino-acid sequence: MESIFHEKQEGSLCAQHCLNNLLQGEYFTPVDLSSIAHQLDEEERMRMAEGGMGSEEYRTFLQQPSGNMDDSGFFSIQVISNALSVWGLELILFNSREYQRLMINPINEKAFICNYKEHWFTIRKLGQQWFNLNSLLTGPELISDTYLALFLAQLQQEGYSIFVIRGNLPDCDAEQILGIMKVQQQQRPKLIGEDEAQSSSGMGRSSGQVSVLETVPGVEEAVMDEDEEELRKALALSRQDMEVEDEEADLRRAIQLSMQGAVMSNKSMPKGELVPKTPLAGQAPASTAGEAPQSGKLSAEDLRKRRQAYFDRQSQQQAQPISPQQPTQITGSGMSGTEEDEPAKRSQ